One genomic segment of Culturomica massiliensis includes these proteins:
- a CDS encoding ParA family protein gives MKEATYVAISTQKGGAGKTTLTVLVASYLHYVKGYNVAVVDCDFPQYSIHDMRKRDMKAVMEDGHYKVLAYEQLKRLKKNPYTIRCSRAEDAVKTAENLVAAQPDLDFVFFDLPGTINNADVVQTISQMDYIFTPIIADRVVMESSIKFATVINEQMISTGKSGIKGIYLVWNMVDGREKTELYKAYDKVCAEFALPILETHLPDSKRFRKETAAERKAVFRSTAFPADKILVRGSNLDKLVDEILGIIKN, from the coding sequence ATGAAAGAAGCAACTTATGTGGCAATCTCCACGCAGAAAGGTGGAGCGGGTAAGACAACCCTGACAGTGCTTGTAGCAAGCTATCTGCACTATGTGAAAGGCTACAACGTAGCCGTGGTGGACTGCGATTTCCCGCAGTACAGTATCCATGACATGCGCAAGCGTGACATGAAAGCCGTCATGGAGGACGGGCATTACAAGGTGCTGGCGTATGAGCAGCTCAAACGACTGAAGAAGAACCCGTACACCATCAGATGCAGCCGTGCGGAAGATGCGGTAAAGACCGCCGAAAATCTGGTGGCAGCGCAGCCCGACCTCGATTTCGTGTTCTTCGACCTGCCGGGAACAATCAACAATGCCGATGTGGTGCAGACCATTTCCCAAATGGACTATATCTTCACGCCCATCATCGCCGACCGTGTGGTGATGGAGAGTTCCATCAAGTTCGCCACTGTCATCAACGAACAGATGATAAGCACGGGCAAGTCCGGCATCAAAGGGATTTACCTCGTGTGGAACATGGTGGACGGACGCGAAAAGACTGAACTTTACAAGGCATACGACAAGGTCTGTGCCGAGTTCGCCCTGCCCATTCTGGAAACACATCTACCGGACAGTAAGCGCTTCCGCAAGGAGACGGCGGCAGAACGCAAGGCGGTATTCCGCTCCACGGCGTTTCCGGCGGACAAAATACTGGTACGCGGCAGCAACCTCGACAAACTCGTCGATGAGATTCTCGGCATCATCAAAAACTGA
- the mobA gene encoding conjugal transfer protein MobA → MSEKKRNKGGRNPKLDPAVFRYTVRFSEEEHNRFLSMFEKSGVYAKSVFLKAHFFGQPFKVLKVDKTLVDYYTKLSDFHAQFRAIGTNYNQVVKELRLHFSEKKAMALLYKLEQQTVELVKLSRQIVELSKEMQEKWSQKSA, encoded by the coding sequence ATGAGTGAAAAAAAAAGAAACAAAGGCGGGAGAAATCCCAAACTCGATCCGGCGGTGTTCAGATACACCGTCCGTTTCAGCGAGGAGGAACACAACCGTTTCCTCTCCATGTTCGAGAAGTCGGGCGTTTACGCCAAGTCGGTTTTCCTGAAGGCGCACTTCTTCGGGCAACCGTTCAAGGTACTGAAAGTGGATAAAACGCTGGTGGATTACTACACCAAGCTATCTGATTTTCATGCGCAGTTCCGCGCAATAGGCACGAACTACAACCAAGTCGTGAAGGAACTGAGGCTGCATTTTTCCGAGAAAAAGGCGATGGCATTGCTCTACAAACTGGAGCAACAGACCGTCGAACTCGTGAAACTGAGCCGCCAGATTGTGGAACTGTCTAAAGAGATGCAGGAAAAATGGTCGCAAAAATCAGCGTAG
- the mobB gene encoding conjugal transfer protein MobB yields MVAKISVGNSLYGALAYNGEKINKEEGRLLTTNRIYNDGTGTVDIRRAMEDFLALMPVRSKVEKPVVHISLNPHPDDMLTDTELQDIAREYLEKMGFGNQPYMVYKHEDIDRHHLHIVTVRVDGDGRSIDTRNNFYRSKQITRELERKYGLHDAERKSRRTDMPLHKVDVLAGDVKKQAGNVVKELNRRYRFQTMGEYRALLSLYNMTVEEARGNVRGREYNGLVYSVTDDSGNKVGNPFKSSLFGKSVGYDAVQRKFARSKTEIKDRKLADMTKRTVLSVLQGTYDKERFIATLKEKGIDTVLRYTEEGRIYGATFIDHRTGCVLNGSRMGRELSANALQEHFTLPYAGQPPVPLFITTEGQEETQAPSTPEYGRDLDGMGLFSPEGPAVDAEEEAFIRAMQRRKKKKKRKGLGM; encoded by the coding sequence ATGGTCGCAAAAATCAGCGTAGGAAACTCGTTGTACGGCGCACTTGCCTACAACGGGGAGAAGATCAACAAGGAGGAAGGGCGGCTGCTGACGACCAACCGCATCTACAATGACGGTACGGGAACGGTGGACATCCGCCGGGCGATGGAGGACTTCCTCGCCCTGATGCCCGTGCGGTCGAAGGTGGAGAAGCCGGTGGTGCATATCTCGCTCAACCCGCATCCCGACGATATGCTGACCGACACCGAGCTTCAGGACATCGCGCGGGAGTATCTGGAGAAGATGGGCTTCGGCAACCAGCCCTATATGGTGTACAAGCATGAGGACATAGACCGCCACCACCTGCATATCGTGACGGTGCGGGTGGACGGGGACGGCAGGAGCATAGACACCCGAAACAACTTTTACCGTAGCAAGCAGATAACCCGCGAGCTGGAACGGAAATACGGGCTGCATGACGCGGAACGGAAAAGCCGCCGTACCGATATGCCGCTGCATAAAGTGGATGTTTTGGCGGGCGATGTGAAGAAACAGGCGGGGAATGTGGTAAAGGAACTTAACCGCCGTTACCGTTTCCAGACGATGGGCGAATACCGCGCCCTCCTTTCCTTATATAATATGACGGTGGAGGAAGCGCGGGGCAACGTGCGCGGACGGGAATATAATGGGCTGGTCTATTCCGTTACGGACGACAGTGGCAACAAGGTCGGCAATCCTTTCAAGTCCTCGCTCTTCGGGAAGTCCGTCGGCTATGATGCCGTACAGAGAAAGTTCGCCCGTTCAAAAACGGAAATCAAGGACAGAAAACTCGCCGACATGACGAAGCGCACCGTCCTTTCCGTACTGCAAGGCACGTATGACAAGGAGAGGTTCATTGCCACACTCAAGGAGAAAGGTATTGACACCGTGCTGCGCTATACGGAGGAAGGACGCATCTACGGGGCCACGTTCATCGACCACCGAACAGGATGCGTGTTGAACGGCTCACGCATGGGCAGGGAACTGTCCGCCAACGCCTTGCAGGAACACTTCACGCTGCCATACGCCGGACAGCCGCCGGTTCCGCTTTTCATTACCACGGAGGGTCAGGAGGAAACGCAAGCTCCGTCCACTCCCGAATACGGAAGGGACTTGGACGGCATGGGCTTGTTCTCTCCCGAAGGCCCAGCAGTGGACGCCGAGGAGGAAGCCTTCATCCGGGCGATGCAGCGCAGGAAGAAAAAGAAGAAGCGCAAGGGCTTGGGAATGTAA
- the mobC gene encoding conjugal transfer protein MobC yields MSQQEDDLRALAKIMDFLRAVSIILVVMNVYWFCYEAIRLWGVDIGVVDRILMNFNRTAGLFRSILYTKLFAVLLLALSCLGTKGVKGEKITWGKIWAVLAVGFVLFFLNWWILVLPLPVEAVTGLYILAVGAGYVFLLMGGLWLSRLLKHNLMDDVFNNENESFMQETRLIESEYSVNLPTRFYYKKRWNNGWINVVNPFRASIVLGTPGSGKSYAVVNNFIKQQIEKGFSMYVYDFKFSDLSTIAYNHLLNHPEGYKVKPKFYVINFDDPRRSHRCNPIHPDFMEDITDAYESAYTIMLNLNKSWVQKQGDFFVESPIILFAAIIWYLKIFQNGKYCTFPHAIEFLNRRYEDIFPILTSYPELENYLSPFMDAWLGGAAEQLMGQIASAKIPLSRMISPQLYWVMSDSEFTLDINNPEEPKILCVGNNPDRQNIYGAALGLYNSRIVKLINKKGMLKSSVIIDELPTIYFKGLDNLIATARSNKVAVCLGFQDFSQLVRDYGDKEAKVVMNTVGNIFSGQVVGETAKTLSERFGKVLQKRQSISINRQDVSTSINTQMDSLIPPSKISGLTQGMFVGSVSDNFNERIEQKIFHCEIVVDAEKVKREEKAYKKIPVITDFTDGDGNDRMKETVQANYRRIKEEVKQIVQEELERIANDENLKHLLQQK; encoded by the coding sequence ATGTCACAACAAGAAGACGATTTGAGGGCATTGGCGAAAATCATGGATTTTCTGCGTGCCGTGAGTATTATTTTAGTGGTCATGAACGTGTACTGGTTCTGTTATGAAGCCATACGGCTCTGGGGTGTGGACATCGGTGTGGTGGACAGGATACTGATGAACTTCAACCGCACGGCGGGGCTGTTCCGTTCCATCCTCTACACGAAACTATTTGCCGTCCTCCTGCTTGCCCTGTCCTGTCTGGGGACAAAGGGCGTGAAGGGCGAGAAAATCACGTGGGGGAAAATCTGGGCGGTCCTTGCCGTGGGCTTCGTGCTGTTCTTCCTCAACTGGTGGATACTGGTCCTGCCATTGCCGGTGGAGGCGGTGACGGGACTGTATATCCTGGCCGTTGGTGCGGGCTATGTATTCCTGCTGATGGGCGGTCTGTGGTTGAGCCGCCTGTTGAAGCACAACCTCATGGATGATGTGTTCAACAACGAGAACGAGAGCTTCATGCAGGAAACGCGGCTTATCGAAAGCGAGTATTCGGTCAATCTTCCGACACGGTTTTACTACAAAAAGCGTTGGAACAATGGCTGGATCAATGTCGTGAATCCTTTTAGGGCTTCCATCGTGTTGGGTACTCCGGGCAGCGGTAAATCCTATGCAGTGGTAAATAATTTCATCAAGCAGCAGATAGAAAAGGGCTTCTCGATGTATGTGTACGACTTCAAATTCAGCGACTTGTCCACGATAGCATACAACCATCTGCTGAACCACCCGGAGGGCTACAAGGTGAAACCGAAGTTTTATGTGATAAACTTCGATGACCCGCGACGTTCGCACCGTTGCAATCCCATTCACCCGGACTTCATGGAGGATATTACGGACGCTTATGAGAGTGCGTACACCATTATGCTCAACTTAAATAAAAGTTGGGTGCAAAAGCAGGGCGACTTTTTCGTAGAATCGCCCATCATCCTTTTCGCGGCTATTATCTGGTATCTCAAAATTTTCCAGAACGGCAAGTATTGTACATTCCCCCATGCGATTGAGTTCCTGAACCGCCGCTATGAGGATATTTTCCCGATACTGACCTCTTACCCGGAATTGGAAAACTATCTTTCTCCGTTCATGGACGCATGGCTCGGAGGGGCTGCGGAGCAGTTGATGGGGCAGATAGCAAGCGCGAAAATCCCTTTGTCAAGGATGATTTCCCCGCAGCTCTATTGGGTGATGTCGGACAGCGAGTTCACGCTGGACATCAACAACCCCGAAGAACCGAAAATACTCTGTGTGGGCAACAATCCCGACCGTCAGAATATCTACGGGGCCGCTCTCGGTCTGTATAACTCCCGTATCGTGAAACTCATCAACAAGAAAGGGATGCTGAAGTCGTCGGTCATCATCGACGAGCTGCCCACGATTTATTTCAAGGGGTTGGACAACCTTATCGCCACCGCGCGAAGCAACAAGGTTGCCGTGTGTCTGGGCTTTCAGGATTTCAGCCAGTTGGTGCGCGACTACGGTGATAAAGAAGCGAAGGTCGTGATGAACACCGTCGGCAATATCTTTTCCGGTCAGGTGGTGGGTGAAACCGCCAAGACGCTTTCCGAACGCTTCGGTAAGGTGTTGCAGAAACGGCAGTCCATTTCCATCAACCGGCAGGATGTTTCCACCTCCATCAACACGCAGATGGATTCACTCATCCCGCCGAGCAAGATTTCCGGCTTGACGCAGGGTATGTTTGTCGGTTCGGTATCCGACAACTTCAACGAGCGTATCGAGCAGAAGATTTTCCATTGCGAGATTGTCGTGGATGCCGAGAAGGTGAAGCGCGAGGAGAAAGCCTACAAGAAAATCCCCGTCATTACCGACTTTACGGACGGGGACGGCAACGACCGCATGAAGGAAACGGTTCAGGCGAATTACAGGCGCATCAAGGAGGAAGTGAAGCAGATTGTTCAAGAGGAACTGGAACGTATCGCAAATGATGAAAACTTGAAACACCTGTTGCAGCAGAAATAA
- a CDS encoding ATP-binding protein has product MKIDNLEILNGLIAGAEGGTVEFKETTGQLERGMETLCAFLNGTGGTVLFGVTDKGKIIGQEVSDKTKRDIAETIRRIEPFATIDISYTDIPGTNKSVIALSAEEQRYMRPFTYKGRAYQRIESVTSAMPQGIYNLLVMQRGGTYAWDSMQNPSLKISDLDETAILGAVRGGIRGGRLPEGSMQEDVRTILEKFDLLNDGKLNNASVVLFGRNFYHYPQCLLRLARFKGTTKDEFLDNQRVTGNIFNLLDAAMAFFFKHLSLSGKIEGLYREEELNVPYKALRECCINAFAHRVYHRPGSSVGIAIYDDRVEIENSGTFPPDITIEKLLGGHNSEPQNLIVANVLYKSAVLESWGRGIALMVNECRRVGIPDPEFHTDGNAVWIVFHYTRTTVGQDPTATPQQPYSNPTVTPQLGKLLSAIGNNTLSAKEIMEKTGMKDKRNFLKNYIHPAINSGLVLSLYPIGSKSPQQKYYLTDKGKGFLQQ; this is encoded by the coding sequence ATGAAAATAGATAACCTCGAAATATTGAATGGACTGATTGCCGGAGCCGAAGGCGGGACAGTTGAGTTCAAAGAAACTACCGGGCAGTTGGAGCGTGGAATGGAAACTCTTTGTGCCTTCCTGAACGGTACGGGCGGCACGGTGCTGTTCGGTGTAACCGACAAGGGAAAGATTATCGGTCAGGAAGTGAGCGACAAGACGAAGCGCGATATTGCGGAAACCATCAGACGAATCGAGCCGTTTGCGACCATTGATATATCCTATACAGACATTCCGGGAACGAACAAAAGTGTTATAGCTTTATCAGCGGAAGAACAACGATATATGCGCCCGTTCACCTATAAGGGGAGGGCTTATCAACGGATAGAGAGCGTTACATCTGCCATGCCGCAGGGTATATACAACCTGTTGGTTATGCAGCGAGGCGGAACCTATGCTTGGGATTCCATGCAAAATCCCAGCTTGAAAATATCCGACCTTGACGAAACGGCAATCTTGGGCGCAGTACGTGGAGGAATCAGAGGCGGACGTTTGCCGGAAGGTTCTATGCAGGAGGATGTCCGAACCATCCTTGAAAAATTTGACTTGTTGAATGATGGAAAGCTGAACAATGCTTCCGTTGTCCTATTCGGACGAAACTTCTACCATTATCCCCAATGTCTGCTCCGTTTAGCCCGGTTCAAAGGAACGACAAAAGATGAATTTTTAGATAATCAGCGTGTGACAGGCAATATATTCAACTTGCTGGATGCTGCAATGGCATTTTTCTTCAAGCATTTGTCCCTTTCCGGTAAAATTGAAGGTTTGTACAGAGAAGAGGAACTGAATGTGCCATATAAGGCATTGAGAGAATGTTGCATAAATGCTTTTGCACATCGTGTTTACCATCGCCCCGGCAGTTCAGTCGGGATTGCTATCTATGATGACCGCGTGGAGATTGAAAACAGCGGAACATTTCCGCCTGATATTACCATTGAGAAACTGTTGGGTGGCCACAATTCCGAACCACAAAATCTGATAGTAGCCAATGTGCTGTACAAAAGTGCAGTATTGGAGAGTTGGGGACGTGGCATAGCCCTTATGGTAAACGAATGTCGCCGTGTCGGTATTCCGGATCCGGAGTTTCATACCGACGGCAATGCTGTATGGATTGTGTTTCATTATACAAGAACTACAGTAGGACAAGACCCCACAGCAACCCCACAGCAACCCTATAGTAACCCCACAGTAACCCCACAGTTAGGAAAACTGTTGTCTGCTATTGGGAACAACACTCTCTCTGCTAAAGAAATCATGGAGAAAACGGGAATGAAAGATAAAAGGAATTTCTTAAAGAACTATATCCATCCGGCAATAAATTCCGGTTTGGTCCTTTCACTTTATCCCATAGGCTCCAAGAGTCCGCAACAGAAATACTATCTTACTGATAAAGGTAAAGGTTTCCTGCAACAATAA
- a CDS encoding RteC domain-containing protein, which produces MNHLILAETQFFAMINGKDNGSTETAYGGFVQEVINLCYGGNDAKHIIVALAFAEIELQHHPQNLSVSEENVVTVYIRKALSFIRKMQKIVSASAITSVPPLTSTSETKATVPALQWTGNAVELVELIYALYATGCINGGKASLKELAPVLYSFFGVESKDCYRFYTDIKRRKSDSRTYFLEKMQDKLNAKMRHDDELERMRR; this is translated from the coding sequence ATGAACCATCTCATACTGGCGGAAACACAGTTTTTCGCCATGATAAACGGAAAAGACAACGGTAGCACGGAAACGGCATACGGCGGATTCGTGCAGGAAGTAATAAACCTGTGCTACGGCGGCAATGATGCCAAGCATATTATTGTGGCGTTGGCTTTTGCCGAAATCGAATTACAGCACCATCCACAGAACTTGTCGGTATCGGAGGAGAATGTCGTCACTGTGTATATCCGCAAGGCGTTATCCTTCATCCGAAAGATGCAGAAGATAGTATCCGCTTCTGCAATTACCTCCGTGCCACCACTAACATCCACATCCGAAACCAAAGCCACAGTCCCAGCCCTGCAATGGACCGGTAATGCCGTCGAGTTGGTAGAGCTAATCTATGCCCTCTACGCCACCGGCTGCATCAATGGCGGCAAGGCTTCGCTGAAAGAGCTTGCCCCTGTCCTCTATTCCTTTTTCGGTGTGGAGTCCAAAGACTGCTACCGCTTCTATACGGACATCAAACGCAGGAAAAGCGACAGTCGCACCTACTTCCTTGAAAAGATGCAGGACAAACTGAACGCGAAGATGCGACATGACGATGAATTGGAGCGGATGAGGAGATAA
- a CDS encoding site-specific integrase, with protein sequence MPRVKKPTKVKEPVRLRTKKLADGSQSLYLDIYRFGKRTYEYLKLYLIPETDNNARRQNQATMNAANAIKSKRIIELTNGEAGIETKERVYLLDWMNTYKENQAKRGKKDGYQIDITIRILKDYAGERMLMDQIDKTFCQNYLDYLQSEYRSRGKRVSNYTLHTYYRVLNGALNAAVRAEIIKSNPFTKISKSEKIRLPESKRSYMTIEEVRALIATPMKNESVKGAYLFSCFCGLRISDIIKLQWKDVFVDRGQYRLSVSMQKTKEPIYLPLSPEALKWMPARGDKTPDDHVFDLPSPAMVNILIKPWAKAAGINKRFTFHTARHTFATMMLTLGADLYTTSKLLGHADVKMTQVYAKIINQKKDDAVNLVNGLFE encoded by the coding sequence ATGCCACGAGTAAAGAAGCCTACAAAAGTAAAAGAGCCTGTCCGCCTTCGGACAAAGAAGCTGGCAGATGGAAGCCAAAGTCTGTATCTTGATATATACCGTTTCGGAAAACGAACATACGAATATCTCAAGTTGTATCTCATTCCGGAAACGGACAACAATGCCCGTCGGCAGAATCAGGCGACCATGAATGCCGCCAATGCCATCAAGTCCAAACGTATTATCGAGTTGACCAACGGCGAGGCCGGTATAGAAACCAAAGAGAGAGTTTACCTGCTTGACTGGATGAACACCTACAAGGAGAACCAGGCCAAGCGTGGCAAAAAGGACGGTTATCAGATTGACATCACTATACGCATCTTGAAGGATTATGCGGGAGAACGTATGTTGATGGATCAAATAGACAAGACATTCTGCCAGAATTATCTTGACTACCTTCAGTCCGAATACCGTTCCAGAGGTAAACGAGTGTCGAATTACACACTGCATACTTATTACCGGGTATTGAACGGAGCCTTGAATGCGGCTGTCAGGGCCGAGATCATCAAGTCCAATCCTTTCACGAAAATCAGCAAGTCGGAAAAGATCCGTCTGCCTGAAAGCAAACGGTCATACATGACCATTGAAGAGGTGCGTGCATTGATCGCAACCCCGATGAAAAATGAATCCGTGAAAGGTGCCTATCTGTTCTCTTGTTTCTGCGGTCTGCGAATCAGTGATATAATCAAGTTGCAATGGAAAGATGTATTCGTTGACCGTGGACAATACCGTCTGTCGGTTTCCATGCAGAAAACCAAAGAACCGATTTATCTCCCGCTTTCCCCGGAAGCGTTGAAGTGGATGCCTGCGCGTGGAGACAAAACTCCTGATGACCATGTGTTTGACCTGCCGTCCCCAGCAATGGTCAATATTCTTATCAAACCATGGGCAAAAGCGGCGGGAATAAACAAGCGTTTTACATTCCATACGGCGCGGCACACGTTCGCGACGATGATGCTGACACTCGGAGCAGACTTATATACGACATCCAAGCTGCTCGGCCATGCTGACGTGAAAATGACACAGGTGTACGCCAAAATCATCAACCAGAAAAAGGATGATGCGGTCAACCTGGTCAACGGATTGTTTGAGTGA
- a CDS encoding helix-turn-helix domain-containing protein, translating to MSNRLTFMERLSERLTALEAIIRKLEPVESFLERVELLEKNIYATKKVFTFSEACMYIGVSESMLYKLTANKEIPHYKPRGKMIYFAKEELDEWLLQNHELAVDDATRMAHEAAAVQPFLNEKRHGKRKKN from the coding sequence ATGTCCAACAGATTGACATTCATGGAAAGGTTGAGCGAACGGCTCACGGCCCTTGAAGCGATTATCCGGAAACTGGAGCCGGTCGAGAGCTTTCTGGAACGGGTGGAATTGCTGGAAAAGAACATTTACGCGACCAAAAAGGTCTTTACTTTTTCGGAAGCCTGCATGTACATCGGGGTATCAGAAAGTATGCTGTATAAACTTACGGCCAACAAGGAGATTCCTCACTACAAGCCTCGCGGCAAGATGATCTACTTTGCCAAGGAGGAACTGGACGAATGGCTCCTGCAGAATCATGAACTTGCCGTCGATGATGCCACGCGGATGGCACACGAGGCGGCAGCAGTACAACCCTTCTTAAACGAGAAACGCCATGGAAAACGAAAGAAGAACTGA
- a CDS encoding AAA family ATPase, protein MENERRTDQKTGMGLEETRLSDILSASQIKATDTYETPPQIIWIDNSTIATLGNFSASTGKAKSKKTFNVSALVAASLAGKQVLNYRAHLPEGKRRILYVDTEQSRYHCHTVLERILRLAGLPTTADSENLDFICLREYSPTVRISVIDYALRQGKGYGLVIIDGIRDLMLDINSTSESVEVINKMMEWSSRYDLHIHCVLHLNKGDNNVRGHIGTEMSNKAETVLVISKCNENPSVSEVHALHIREKEFKPFAFTVDDNGLPVIAEGHTFGDTPKPRQRTSFTELSIEQHREALSAAFDGKPIRGFENVLQRLIASYENIGFKRGRSVMIKLLQYLTDNLKLVVKQDKLFYYDMTPAEARLFDEE, encoded by the coding sequence ATGGAAAACGAAAGAAGAACTGACCAGAAGACGGGAATGGGATTGGAAGAGACCCGTCTGTCAGATATTCTTTCAGCTTCCCAAATCAAGGCGACGGATACATACGAGACCCCGCCGCAAATTATCTGGATTGACAATTCGACCATAGCGACTCTCGGCAATTTCAGTGCATCGACCGGCAAGGCAAAATCCAAGAAGACATTCAATGTCTCCGCCCTTGTCGCCGCTTCCCTGGCAGGAAAGCAGGTGCTGAACTACCGGGCGCATCTGCCGGAAGGCAAACGCCGGATCCTGTATGTCGATACCGAGCAGAGCCGCTATCATTGTCACACGGTGCTGGAACGTATTCTGCGGTTGGCCGGGCTTCCTACCACAGCAGACAGCGAGAACCTTGATTTCATCTGCCTGCGGGAGTATTCTCCGACAGTCCGTATAAGTGTGATAGACTATGCCCTGCGTCAGGGTAAAGGTTACGGGCTGGTTATCATTGACGGTATCCGCGATCTTATGCTGGACATCAACAGCACCAGCGAATCGGTGGAGGTAATCAACAAAATGATGGAATGGTCCTCTCGTTACGACCTGCATATCCATTGCGTGCTGCACCTGAACAAAGGGGACAACAATGTACGAGGCCATATCGGTACGGAGATGAGCAACAAGGCGGAAACAGTACTGGTCATCAGCAAATGCAACGAGAATCCGTCTGTCAGTGAAGTCCATGCCCTGCATATCCGGGAAAAGGAGTTCAAACCCTTCGCGTTCACCGTGGACGACAACGGGCTCCCGGTCATCGCCGAAGGGCACACGTTCGGTGACACCCCGAAGCCCAGGCAACGGACAAGCTTTACGGAGCTGAGCATCGAGCAGCACCGGGAAGCCCTTTCCGCTGCCTTTGACGGCAAACCCATCAGGGGCTTTGAGAATGTACTGCAACGTCTGATCGCCTCTTATGAAAACATAGGCTTCAAACGTGGCCGCAGTGTCATGATAAAACTGCTGCAGTACCTGACGGACAACCTGAAACTTGTTGTCAAGCAGGACAAGCTGTTCTACTATGACATGACCCCCGCGGAAGCAAGGCTTTTTGATGAAGAATGA
- a CDS encoding toprim domain-containing protein gives MTIEEAKQVRIVDFLAQLGHHAQYIKSDQYWYLSPLRDEQSPSFKVNDRLNEWYDFGAATGGDLVELGKYLYQTESVSEVLAYIGRHSCDMPLPKVRFQALPPRPVESDMKNLIVVPLRHHALYSYLQSRKIDADIGRMFCKEIHYELRDRHYFALAFGNVSGGYEMRNAYYKGCIKNKDISLIGHQCGEIQERVCVFEGFMDFLSYLTLKQSCNWTICIDQPCDYLVMNSVNNLKKALMYLQRYLHIHCYLDNDLAGQKTVETIAGLYGERVSNEAVRYSEYKDLNDCLRGKKR, from the coding sequence ATGACTATAGAAGAAGCAAAACAGGTACGCATAGTGGACTTTCTGGCGCAGCTCGGCCACCATGCGCAATACATTAAATCGGATCAGTACTGGTATCTCTCGCCGTTAAGGGATGAACAGTCGCCGTCGTTCAAGGTCAATGACCGGTTGAACGAATGGTATGATTTTGGGGCGGCCACCGGAGGCGACCTCGTGGAATTGGGTAAATACCTTTACCAGACTGAAAGTGTAAGCGAGGTACTGGCATACATCGGGCGGCATTCCTGCGATATGCCTTTGCCGAAAGTCCGTTTCCAGGCTCTTCCGCCCCGTCCCGTGGAATCGGATATGAAAAATCTGATTGTCGTCCCGTTACGGCATCACGCGTTATACTCTTACCTTCAGTCCCGGAAAATAGATGCTGACATAGGACGTATGTTCTGCAAGGAAATCCATTATGAATTGCGTGACCGGCATTATTTTGCCCTCGCGTTCGGTAATGTTTCGGGCGGATATGAAATGCGCAACGCCTATTATAAAGGATGTATCAAGAACAAGGACATCTCCCTGATCGGACATCAGTGCGGAGAGATACAGGAACGGGTCTGCGTGTTCGAGGGGTTCATGGACTTTCTGTCTTACCTGACATTGAAGCAGTCATGCAACTGGACCATTTGTATAGACCAGCCTTGCGACTACCTTGTCATGAACTCCGTAAACAACCTGAAAAAGGCATTGATGTACCTGCAGAGATACCTGCATATACATTGTTATCTCGACAACGACCTTGCCGGGCAAAAGACCGTGGAAACCATAGCCGGACTATACGGCGAACGGGTCAGCAACGAAGCTGTCCGATATAGCGAATACAAGGATCTGAATGATTGCTTGCGAGGCAAGAAACGCTGA
- a CDS encoding DUF4134 domain-containing protein — protein sequence MSIKQKIVCLLILVPYAAFAKSGSVNYSWGADALATMHDFVVTMMLYVLYICYSIASVLVIVSAFQIYIKMNTGEDGIVKSFLSLLGACLFIIGASIVLPAFFGYRI from the coding sequence ATGTCGATTAAGCAAAAGATAGTATGCCTGTTAATTCTTGTACCCTATGCGGCTTTCGCCAAGAGCGGCAGCGTGAACTACAGCTGGGGAGCGGATGCGCTGGCCACGATGCACGACTTCGTGGTCACGATGATGCTGTATGTCCTGTATATATGCTACTCCATCGCATCCGTTCTGGTCATCGTGTCCGCCTTCCAGATCTACATCAAGATGAACACTGGAGAGGACGGCATCGTCAAATCCTTTTTATCGCTGCTTGGCGCGTGCCTGTTCATCATCGGGGCCTCCATCGTGCTTCCGGCATTTTTCGGTTATCGCATATAA